In Coleofasciculus chthonoplastes PCC 7420, the sequence ACAGTATTTAATTGTCTTTTAGCAAATAAAAGTCTGTTTGTCAATATATTTGAGTAAAAAGTGAATCTGAAATAACGAAAACTGTGAGCATCAAACGCTCAATAAGGACGACGAATACACTGTTGAGTCATGGACTGACAGGGAGCGTTGCCGATCATCGAATGATCGCCGCTATAGCTGATCCCTCAAGGTAATGCGGCAATGCCAGTCCCACGTCAGAATGGTAATTTCTCGACATAAACCAGTTTCTTTATCCAATCTTCATCAAATTCTGGGAACTCTTTACGTAAACTTTATAAATAAGTTTTGAAGCAACTACGGAGTCATCTTTACAAAAAATTCATAAATAATCGGACTGATCTTTACACAAGCTTTACCCACGCATTCCGGAAGACAAATATGATGAGAACAAATGCTCAATTGGTTAATCACATCCACTTTTCACGCAGCTACACTCGGAAAATAATGAACAAGACTTTAACGAAAATCGCAGTTACCGGTGCCAGTACAGTTTTAGGAGCTACCGCAGCCCTCAGCCTCTCTATCCCCGCTCAAGCAGCTTTGCTCGGTCCAGCTGCCAGTTGTAATGTATTAGTTTTTGGAGATATGAACGCCAAAAATACGGATGCTGAAGGAAGTGTTTGCATCGGTGGCAATGCAAAGCTAGAACCTTTTACAGTTCACTCGGATGTATCCAATCCTGCAAGTCAACTGGATAGTTTAGTTGTTGGCGGCAACTTGACCTATGGTAATAGTGAAATAAAGCTCGGTAATGTTTTTGTGGGTGGCAATGCTAGTTTCTCTAATTCAACCATAAGTAAGGGAAATGCTGTTGTGCATGGCAACGCCAGCTTTACTAATTCAACGATTAAAGAAGGTGATGCTGTTGTAAAAGGTGATGCTGAATTCACCAATTCAACCCTAGAGCAGGGAGATGCTATTGTGAATGGTGAAGTCACCTTCAACAACGACCCTACTCTTAATGGAGACATAATTGAGGGTCAAGACGTTGAAATTCCTGATTTGCCTATTAATTTTGGCGAAGCTGAACAATTTTACAAGAATTATTCGGCTTACTTGGGTGGTTTCACTGATGCTGATAATACTTCAACACTGAAAATTTTTAATTTCACGACCTCAGGTTTGGCAGATGCAATTGCTCAGGGATTGAACCTTACATTTGATTCCAATTCTACAGTGTTGGTTAACGTAACAGGTTCAGAATTAAATCTTACTGGCGGTGAAATCAAGCTAAATGATGATCCAAATGACACTTACGCCAACCGTGTTATATTAAACCTTCCTAATGTAACAAAGCTAAGTACTAGCGGTTTTTCCTGGAACGGGAGCGTATTAGCTCCAATGGCTCACTACGATTTTAACAATGGTCATGCTGATGGACAAGTGATAGTTGCATCCCTGAGCGGAACAGGAGAATTCCACAATGTTCCATTTGACGGAAACTTGCCTGATCCAGAACCTGTTCCCGAACCCCTAACCATTCTAGGTTCCGGTATGGCGTTAGGATTCGGTACTTTCTTTAAACGCCAACAGTCTAAAAAGCAAAAGAATGCCAAGCAATAATCTGAATTGATTGATCACTCTTATGCTCAGGATTTGTAGGGGGACGATATATCGTACCCCTACACTGTTTTACCGGGAAACTTAGATATCTAGATCAGTCAAATCCAGTCGAGAACCGTAAGTTTCAATGAACTCCCGGCGGGGAGCAACCCGATCGCCCATGAGAACGGTAAAGATGCGATCGGCTTCAGCCGCATCTTCGATCTCCACCCGCTTCATCGTCCGCGTTTCCGGATTCATGGTGGTATCCCAGAGTTGTACTGGCATCATTTCACCCAACCCTTTAAACCGTTGGATCGTGTAATTGGCGTTAGCGGGGAACTCATTTTGAACCAGGTTCGTGAGTTCGCGATCGCTATAACAGTAGTAATGATTCCGTCCGCGTTCTACTTTATACAATGGCGGACAGGCAATATGGATATATCCCTGATCCACTAATGCCCGTTGATAGCGGTAGAAAAAGGTCAGCAATAGGGTGCGGATATGGGCGCCATCGACATCCGCGTCCGTCATAATTACGATGCGGTGGTAACGCAGATTCGAGGGGTCAAATTCCTCTCCTTTGATACCCAAACCCAGGGCGGTAATCAGGGATTGAATTTCTGTGTTCTTGTAAATTTTGGCATCATCGGTTTTCTCAATATTGAGAATTTTACCCCGCAGCGGTAAAATCGCTTGAAATTGGCGATCGCGTCCTTGTTTGGCACTATTGTGAACAAAAACGCCACTGGCTAGGGCAAAGTTATGGGTATGGGGAACTTCAATATCGTAAACATCCACCCGTTTTTCTAGGCGTTCGATAGCAACAACCCGATGATTGTCTTTCCGGGATGGGGACTCCTCACGCACCAACAGAGCCACTGATGATTCTTTAGTATCTTGCCCGGAGTGAGGAGGGCGCAAGGATGGTGTCCCTACAGCCCCGACTGTTGGATATACCGCATTGGCTTGGACATCACGAGAAAACGCCACTTCAGATAAGCGGGTGTTGAACCCAGCCGCATCAATCTCTGCTAACCTCTGCCCTCGGCTTCGTTCTGATAGCTTGGCATTCAGGGACATCAGGAAATCCTCTGGCGTTAATAAGGCGGCGGCTTTATAGCTACCATCTCGTACCATAAAGGGATGATCGGGTGTACAAATCAGCGTTTCTCCATTATCCAGTGTCACCTGAATCACTTGGGCATTCGCCTTTGTGATCCGAGGGTGGATAATCCGTTCTAACCCAATTTTTCCATCATGGCGAATCGTGTA encodes:
- a CDS encoding PEP-CTERM sorting domain-containing protein, with the translated sequence MNKTLTKIAVTGASTVLGATAALSLSIPAQAALLGPAASCNVLVFGDMNAKNTDAEGSVCIGGNAKLEPFTVHSDVSNPASQLDSLVVGGNLTYGNSEIKLGNVFVGGNASFSNSTISKGNAVVHGNASFTNSTIKEGDAVVKGDAEFTNSTLEQGDAIVNGEVTFNNDPTLNGDIIEGQDVEIPDLPINFGEAEQFYKNYSAYLGGFTDADNTSTLKIFNFTTSGLADAIAQGLNLTFDSNSTVLVNVTGSELNLTGGEIKLNDDPNDTYANRVILNLPNVTKLSTSGFSWNGSVLAPMAHYDFNNGHADGQVIVASLSGTGEFHNVPFDGNLPDPEPVPEPLTILGSGMALGFGTFFKRQQSKKQKNAKQ